From Bacteroidota bacterium, the proteins below share one genomic window:
- a CDS encoding KUP/HAK/KT family potassium transporter, with amino-acid sequence MYVLNAIISGHIITKELILGGMSCVFWTLIILTSVKYVWLALNADNNGEGGIFALYALVRKKKVLWTIIPAMIGCAMLIADGFITPPISISSAVEGLLVINPNIPTVPIVIIILIALFVFQQFGTQVVGKIFGPVMLLWFFMIGTLGLIQMIQYPLILEALNPYYALNLLVNYPGGFWFLGAVFLCTTGGEALYSDLGHCGKENIRMSWYFVIICLVLNYAGQNANILANYEGKVFEGASPFYAIMPDWFLPIGIAVSTFAAIIASQALITGVFTLVNEAMKLKLWPNIRVMYPSIRQGQIYVPFMNWFLLVGCIIVVLIFRESSNMEAAYGLAITIDMLMTTLLLTFLMRVQQRAWWLIIGIPLIFLPLEGSFFISNLMKFHHGGWFTILIASALFLAMWILHEARQLRAKHTDFVKSENYLSMLQDLIKDESLPLEANNLVYMAMSNNKDTIDSNIIYSIFRKRPRRANVYWFVHVDITNKPYGASYTVDTLIPKQCFYIKLKFGFKVEHKVNLMFSKIVEDMIESGEVDGLTQYPSMRKYGIAADFKFILINSRVASDDALSAYEQFIVKGYRLIKKVALNTAGDLGLDVTNMEEEKVPIKVAPSSVIEIDRDR; translated from the coding sequence ATGTATGTTCTAAATGCTATTATTAGCGGACATATCATAACAAAAGAACTTATTTTAGGTGGGATGAGTTGTGTGTTTTGGACTTTGATTATTCTCACATCCGTAAAATATGTGTGGCTTGCACTCAATGCAGATAATAATGGCGAAGGAGGGATTTTTGCGCTCTATGCATTGGTTCGCAAAAAGAAGGTTTTATGGACGATAATACCGGCAATGATAGGTTGTGCCATGTTGATTGCAGACGGTTTTATAACCCCTCCTATTTCTATATCTTCCGCTGTTGAGGGTTTATTGGTAATCAATCCTAATATTCCCACAGTTCCTATTGTTATTATTATTCTGATTGCCTTATTTGTTTTTCAACAGTTTGGAACGCAAGTGGTAGGTAAAATCTTTGGACCAGTAATGCTCTTATGGTTTTTTATGATTGGCACTTTGGGATTGATTCAAATGATTCAATATCCTCTAATCTTAGAAGCATTGAACCCTTATTATGCGCTCAATTTGCTTGTTAATTACCCCGGTGGATTTTGGTTTTTAGGAGCAGTATTTCTATGCACAACCGGAGGTGAAGCTCTTTATAGCGATTTGGGTCATTGCGGCAAAGAGAATATTCGTATGTCATGGTATTTTGTTATCATTTGTTTGGTTTTGAATTATGCCGGTCAAAATGCAAATATTCTTGCAAATTATGAGGGTAAAGTATTTGAAGGCGCCAGTCCTTTTTATGCTATTATGCCGGATTGGTTTCTGCCGATAGGAATTGCAGTTTCTACCTTTGCAGCCATTATTGCAAGCCAAGCATTGATTACCGGTGTCTTTACTCTGGTTAATGAAGCAATGAAACTTAAACTGTGGCCAAATATTAGGGTGATGTATCCCTCCATTCGACAAGGTCAAATTTATGTTCCTTTTATGAATTGGTTTTTGCTCGTTGGATGTATTATAGTAGTACTGATTTTTAGAGAGTCTTCCAACATGGAAGCAGCTTATGGCTTGGCTATTACCATAGATATGTTGATGACAACTCTTTTACTGACATTTTTAATGCGTGTACAACAAAGAGCATGGTGGTTGATTATCGGAATTCCTTTGATTTTCTTGCCATTAGAAGGATCATTTTTCATTTCTAACTTGATGAAGTTTCATCATGGTGGATGGTTTACCATTTTGATTGCTTCAGCTCTCTTCTTAGCAATGTGGATTTTACATGAAGCCCGTCAGTTGCGTGCCAAACACACTGATTTTGTCAAATCAGAAAACTACCTATCGATGCTGCAAGACTTAATAAAAGATGAATCTCTACCACTTGAAGCCAATAATCTGGTCTATATGGCTATGTCAAATAACAAAGACACCATTGATTCCAATATTATTTATTCAATTTTTAGAAAACGTCCCAGACGTGCAAATGTCTATTGGTTTGTACATGTTGATATCACAAACAAACCTTATGGTGCATCATACACTGTGGACACATTAATACCCAAACAATGCTTTTACATCAAACTCAAATTTGGTTTCAAAGTAGAACACAAAGTCAATTTAATGTTTTCTAAAATTGTGGAAGACATGATAGAATCAGGAGAAGTTGACGGATTGACACAATACCCAAGTATGCGCAAATACGGCATAGCAGCAGATTTCAAATTTATCTTGATTAACTCCCGGGTTGCATCTGACGATGCTTTGTCTGCCTATGAACAGTTTATTGTGAAAGGTTATCGACTTATTAAGAAAGTGGCACTCAACACTGCCGGAGATTTGGGATTGGATGTTACCAACATGGAAGAAGAAAAAGTTCCCATTAAAGTTGCGCCATCCAGTGTTATAGAAATCGATCGTGACAGGTGA
- a CDS encoding GNAT family N-acetyltransferase: MTQIEIKELPFGSTIQKESIALRTRILRTPIGFKFSDKELAAECSEFHIAALIHNKLVGILLLKPISKNEIKMRQVAIDTDMQNKGIGTRLIEFAENLAKSEGYQIMSLHARETAVPFYLKANYKIEGKSFIEVGLPHYQMTKIL, from the coding sequence ATGACACAAATTGAAATAAAGGAATTACCGTTTGGCAGTACAATACAAAAAGAAAGTATTGCGCTCAGAACCCGCATATTGCGCACGCCTATTGGGTTTAAATTCAGCGACAAGGAATTGGCAGCCGAATGTTCCGAGTTTCATATAGCTGCACTCATTCACAACAAGTTAGTGGGTATTCTATTACTAAAACCTATAAGTAAAAACGAAATCAAAATGCGTCAAGTGGCAATTGATACAGATATGCAAAACAAAGGTATAGGTACGCGACTGATTGAATTTGCAGAGAATTTAGCAAAATCAGAAGGTTATCAAATTATGAGTTTGCATGCACGTGAAACCGCAGTACCTTTTTATTTGAAAGCAAATTACAAAATTGAAGGTAAGTCGTTTATCGAAGTAGGGCTACCCCATTATCAAATGACTAAAATATTATGA
- a CDS encoding ABC transporter substrate-binding protein produces MHILLVVIGCNNVDNSQNAAFFRYNEDAAITTLDPAFVRNQAEIWACSQIFEGLVEFDDNLNIVPCIAKEWEISNSNKTYRFKLKDNVFFIDYQGKQRRKLTAQDFVYSFSRLVKKENASPGSWIFNDKIDLTLFENGSEQDTAFPFRAVNDSIFEINLTIPFAPFLSLLANPYCFVVMPEEAEKQGKEFRSRPTGTGPFRFVRWDEDVQMLLHQNPFYHETSKKGKIPYLQGILIDLNKNKQAAFMGFIAGKYDFFNGINPNIKDELFTQNGTLKQKYQKDFTLKSTPFLNSEFIGFYIDKTPPGMNKDKFAELRKMLNLATNRAEIITFLKNGLGSPADRGFVPYGIASYDSVRTAGLAFAPLKAEAWMKSQGYNANTTLKLTLNTTADYVDIAVLLKNQWKKIYVDLTIEIHPGSFLRQLRNQGKALLFRASWIADYPDPDNFMAYFYSPFHSPNGPNYTHFTNEECDQLYVKSMSEPDTKIRMKYLAQMDSIVSAECPVLFLYYDKSVRLVSNRVQGLEANPMNFLRLKYVSKNNDTN; encoded by the coding sequence GTGCACATTTTACTTGTAGTTATCGGGTGTAACAATGTGGATAATTCTCAAAATGCAGCATTTTTTAGATATAATGAAGATGCCGCAATCACTACCTTAGATCCTGCTTTTGTACGCAATCAAGCCGAAATTTGGGCTTGTAGTCAAATCTTTGAAGGATTAGTTGAGTTTGATGACAATCTGAATATTGTCCCTTGCATCGCCAAAGAATGGGAAATTTCTAACAGTAACAAAACCTATAGATTTAAACTCAAAGACAATGTGTTTTTTATAGATTATCAGGGCAAACAAAGGCGAAAATTAACTGCTCAAGATTTTGTGTATAGTTTCTCACGACTTGTTAAGAAAGAGAATGCGTCTCCCGGCAGCTGGATTTTTAATGATAAAATTGATCTAACTCTATTTGAAAATGGCTCAGAACAAGATACTGCCTTTCCATTTAGGGCTGTCAATGACTCTATTTTTGAAATTAATCTTACAATACCCTTTGCACCCTTCTTATCTTTGCTTGCCAATCCTTATTGTTTTGTTGTGATGCCCGAAGAGGCTGAAAAACAAGGCAAAGAATTTCGTTCAAGACCCACAGGCACAGGACCTTTTAGATTTGTTCGCTGGGATGAAGACGTACAAATGTTGTTGCATCAAAACCCATTCTATCACGAAACATCTAAAAAAGGAAAAATACCTTATTTACAAGGTATATTGATTGATTTGAACAAGAATAAACAAGCCGCTTTTATGGGGTTTATTGCCGGAAAATACGATTTTTTTAACGGTATCAATCCCAATATAAAAGATGAACTTTTCACTCAAAACGGTACTTTAAAGCAGAAATATCAAAAAGATTTTACGCTCAAATCTACTCCTTTTCTAAATTCGGAATTTATTGGATTTTATATAGATAAAACTCCTCCGGGAATGAATAAAGACAAGTTTGCCGAATTGCGTAAGATGCTAAATCTGGCGACCAATAGAGCTGAAATCATCACTTTCTTGAAGAATGGACTTGGTTCACCTGCTGACAGAGGTTTTGTCCCTTATGGGATTGCATCCTATGACTCTGTAAGAACTGCCGGGCTTGCCTTTGCCCCCCTCAAAGCAGAAGCATGGATGAAATCCCAAGGATACAATGCAAACACCACACTCAAACTTACACTCAATACGACAGCCGATTATGTGGATATTGCGGTTTTGCTCAAAAATCAATGGAAAAAAATCTATGTAGATTTAACTATTGAAATCCACCCGGGCAGCTTTCTCAGACAACTTCGAAATCAAGGTAAAGCCTTGCTGTTTCGCGCCAGTTGGATTGCAGACTATCCTGACCCTGATAATTTCATGGCTTATTTCTATTCTCCTTTTCACAGTCCAAACGGTCCCAATTACACTCATTTTACTAATGAAGAATGTGACCAACTTTATGTCAAATCTATGTCTGAACCGGACACAAAGATAAGAATGAAGTACCTTGCACAGATGGATAGTATTGTATCAGCCGAATGTCCTGTATTGTTTCTGTACTATGATAAGAGCGTGCGTCTGGTATCAAACAGAGTGCAAGGTTTAGAGGCTAACCCAATGAATTTTCTGAGACTCAAATATGTTTCCAAAAACAATGACACAAATTGA
- a CDS encoding metal-dependent hydrolase, whose translation MDVTYYGQSCFGVSIADKSIVFDPFLSDNPLAKNVNLNNLLCDYLLLTHAHGDHLGDTLFFAKTKGATLVSIFEITDWASKQGATSVHPMNIGGAWTFDFGKVKMVNAVHSSGFPDGTYGGNPCGYVVQSADQTFYFAGDTALTYDMKLIGESFKLDFAFLPIGDNFTMGIDDAIKAASFVQCKKIVGMHFDTFGYIKINHQEAIDKFKQAGIELILPKIGETFNI comes from the coding sequence ATGGATGTAACATATTATGGTCAGTCTTGTTTTGGTGTCAGCATTGCGGACAAAAGTATAGTTTTTGACCCATTTCTTTCCGACAATCCTTTAGCCAAAAATGTCAATCTGAACAATTTACTGTGCGATTATCTTTTGTTGACACATGCGCATGGAGACCATCTGGGGGATACTTTGTTTTTTGCTAAAACCAAAGGCGCAACTTTAGTTTCAATATTTGAAATTACAGATTGGGCTTCCAAGCAAGGCGCAACATCGGTTCATCCTATGAATATTGGCGGAGCTTGGACTTTTGATTTTGGAAAAGTTAAAATGGTTAACGCTGTTCACTCAAGCGGTTTCCCGGATGGGACTTATGGAGGAAATCCATGTGGATACGTGGTTCAATCTGCTGATCAGACTTTTTATTTTGCCGGAGACACCGCATTGACTTATGATATGAAATTGATAGGAGAGTCTTTTAAACTCGATTTTGCTTTTCTTCCTATCGGAGACAACTTTACAATGGGTATTGACGATGCAATCAAAGCAGCCTCTTTTGTTCAATGCAAAAAAATTGTGGGTATGCATTTTGATACATTCGGATACATAAAAATCAATCATCAAGAAGCAATAGACAAATTCAAGCAGGCAGGTATAGAGTTAATCCTGCCAAAAATTGGAGAAACATTTAACATTTAA
- a CDS encoding AAA family ATPase, with the protein MGKIIAIANQKGGVGKTTSAINLASSLAVLECKTLVVDADPQANATSGLGFEPKRIKTGLYECLTGSAKIKDTILETENKFLDVLPASIDLVGFEIEMVNSNNREFFMKDILQEVKGNYDFIIIDCSPSLGILVTNSLAAADSIIIPVQCEYFALEGLGKLLNTIKIVQQNLNKNLEIEGILLTMYDSRLRLSNQVVDEVKMHFQNFVFDTIIHRNTKLGEAPSYGLPVLEHDATSKGAVNYLNLAREVMQKNGMTQFKDASLAI; encoded by the coding sequence ATGGGAAAAATAATAGCAATAGCAAATCAAAAAGGCGGAGTAGGTAAAACAACATCAGCCATCAATCTGGCTTCGAGCCTTGCTGTGTTGGAGTGTAAAACCTTAGTAGTGGATGCAGACCCGCAAGCTAACGCCACATCAGGATTAGGATTTGAACCCAAGAGAATAAAAACAGGACTATATGAATGTCTTACAGGTAGTGCAAAAATCAAAGACACTATTTTGGAAACAGAAAACAAATTCTTGGATGTATTACCTGCATCCATTGATCTCGTTGGGTTTGAAATAGAAATGGTGAATAGCAATAATCGTGAGTTTTTTATGAAAGATATATTGCAAGAAGTCAAAGGTAATTATGACTTTATTATCATCGATTGTTCTCCCTCCTTGGGGATTCTTGTAACAAATTCGCTCGCAGCAGCTGATTCTATCATTATTCCGGTTCAATGTGAGTACTTTGCCTTGGAAGGACTTGGTAAATTGCTCAATACCATCAAGATAGTGCAACAGAATCTAAATAAAAATCTTGAAATAGAGGGCATTTTGCTTACCATGTATGATTCGCGTTTACGCTTGTCAAATCAGGTGGTGGATGAAGTGAAAATGCATTTTCAGAATTTTGTATTTGATACAATTATCCACAGAAATACTAAATTGGGTGAGGCTCCAAGCTACGGGCTGCCGGTATTGGAACACGATGCAACCAGCAAAGGCGCAGTGAACTATCTGAACCTTGCCAGAGAAGTAATGCAAAAGAATGGTATGACTCAATTTAAAGACGCAAGCTTAGCTATATAA
- a CDS encoding ParB/RepB/Spo0J family partition protein, which yields MSKNIKGGLGRGLSALLASENVNIEEFGDNKIVSSVSEVPISQIEANPFQPRTEFEKQALEELADSIKLHGIIQPVTLRKMGYEKYQLISGERRTRAAILAGLTAIPAYVRIANDQDMLEMALIENIQRENLNAIEIALSYKRLLDECDLKQEELGERVGKDRSTVANYMRLLKLPDEIQAAIKNNELSMGHARSILGLKDEQDQLALFHRITQDNLSVRATEQIVKEHSKVGRKTANTLKPQVFESSIFKKYSGFLKDRLTLKVGKGKKGQLLIKFNNENELEEILEKLH from the coding sequence ATGTCAAAAAATATTAAAGGAGGCTTGGGGAGAGGTTTGTCGGCATTGCTGGCATCCGAGAATGTGAATATTGAAGAATTTGGTGATAACAAGATTGTTAGCAGTGTGAGCGAAGTTCCTATCAGTCAAATTGAAGCCAACCCCTTTCAACCCAGAACTGAATTTGAGAAACAAGCATTGGAAGAATTAGCAGACTCCATTAAGCTGCATGGTATTATTCAGCCTGTTACACTTAGAAAAATGGGCTATGAAAAGTATCAACTCATTTCAGGAGAACGTAGAACAAGGGCAGCAATACTTGCCGGTTTGACAGCTATTCCGGCTTATGTCCGTATTGCCAACGATCAAGATATGCTTGAAATGGCTTTGATTGAAAACATTCAACGCGAGAATTTGAATGCTATTGAGATTGCTTTGTCTTATAAAAGGCTGTTGGACGAATGTGATTTGAAACAAGAAGAGCTTGGCGAAAGAGTGGGGAAGGATCGCTCTACTGTTGCGAACTATATGCGTTTGTTGAAATTGCCTGACGAAATTCAGGCAGCTATCAAAAACAATGAATTGTCTATGGGACATGCACGTTCTATTCTTGGATTAAAGGATGAACAAGATCAATTGGCATTGTTTCACAGAATTACTCAGGACAACCTATCTGTGAGAGCTACCGAGCAGATAGTTAAAGAACATAGCAAAGTAGGAAGAAAAACAGCAAATACTTTGAAACCGCAAGTTTTCGAATCTTCTATATTTAAAAAGTATTCAGGTTTTCTCAAAGACAGGCTAACACTAAAGGTAGGCAAGGGAAAGAAAGGACAGTTGTTGATTAAATTTAACAACGAAAACGAATTAGAGGAGATATTAGAAAAACTACACTAA
- a CDS encoding DUF5683 domain-containing protein, giving the protein MKNIKGLAILMFALLLSGKGLCTGDFNTSFMRFAPPTKTHSPHLASVLSAVLPGAGQVYNKKYWKVPIIYAGLGALTYSIYYNQSSFKTFQNELLARNNNDTNAMSANFFGYPDEYLRSNRDQFRNNRDLSIIGVALLYTLNIIDAAVDAHLYNFDVNKSLSIKSNITPTYSQYSADFNLGMGFVLKF; this is encoded by the coding sequence ATGAAAAATATTAAGGGCTTGGCTATTCTTATGTTTGCCCTTTTGCTGTCCGGCAAAGGTCTTTGTACCGGTGATTTCAATACTTCTTTTATGCGTTTTGCACCACCAACAAAAACACATTCCCCTCATCTTGCCAGTGTTTTGTCGGCTGTTCTGCCGGGGGCAGGGCAGGTTTACAATAAAAAATACTGGAAAGTCCCCATCATTTATGCCGGTTTAGGTGCGTTGACATATTCTATTTATTACAATCAAAGCTCATTCAAAACATTCCAAAATGAATTGCTTGCACGCAATAACAATGATACCAATGCAATGAGTGCAAATTTTTTTGGCTACCCTGACGAATACCTCCGTTCCAACCGCGACCAGTTTAGGAATAACAGGGATTTATCCATCATTGGTGTTGCCTTACTTTACACATTAAATATAATAGATGCTGCCGTTGATGCTCATTTGTATAATTTTGATGTAAACAAAAGCCTCAGTATTAAATCAAATATAACCCCAACTTATTCTCAATATTCAGCGGATTTCAACCTTGGAATGGGCTTTGTGTTAAAGTTTTAA
- a CDS encoding Rrf2 family transcriptional regulator — MFSKSCEYGIKATLYIATNSLVGKRVSLHEIAEDIDSPKAFTAKILQHLSKNGIITSTKGPSGGFEIDLGDMLSIKLNKIVQAFDGDDIYKGCGLGLSECNDSKPCPVHSRFKDIRENLRKMLETTSILELTNGLNEGLTFLKH, encoded by the coding sequence ATGTTTTCCAAATCTTGTGAATACGGCATAAAAGCCACTTTATACATCGCAACCAATTCGCTTGTGGGAAAGAGAGTTAGTTTACATGAAATTGCCGAAGATATTGATTCTCCCAAAGCATTTACAGCCAAGATTTTACAACATCTTTCCAAAAATGGCATTATTACCTCTACTAAAGGTCCCAGCGGAGGTTTTGAAATAGATTTAGGTGATATGTTATCTATAAAATTAAACAAGATTGTCCAAGCATTTGATGGAGATGATATCTACAAAGGTTGTGGGTTAGGATTGAGTGAGTGTAATGACAGCAAACCTTGTCCGGTTCATTCAAGGTTTAAGGATATTAGAGAAAATTTGAGAAAAATGCTTGAAACAACGAGCATTTTGGAATTAACGAATGGGTTAAATGAAGGATTGACCTTTTTAAAACATTAA
- a CDS encoding class I SAM-dependent methyltransferase, translating into MEVTDFSKAQGHWILAKMGKKVLRPGGKELTEKLVSGLDIQPNDDIVEFAPGLGYTASLALQNHPHTYVGVDADEEAIKILNQKLKGDNVQFILGQASETHLKDESKDKVYGEAMLTMHADHRKSEIIRESHRILKKGGLYAIHELGLVGVTEELKNTIQHDLALCIKVNARPLTEDEWKALLEKEGFKIKKVYTNAMHLLESKRIFDDEGFWRAIKITFNILRNKPARMRINEMKSVFKKHDKHMNSIAIIAEKI; encoded by the coding sequence ATGGAAGTAACAGATTTTTCAAAAGCACAAGGTCACTGGATTTTAGCTAAAATGGGAAAGAAAGTATTGCGTCCCGGAGGCAAAGAATTAACCGAGAAGTTGGTTTCCGGTCTTGATATACAACCTAATGATGATATAGTAGAGTTTGCGCCCGGCTTGGGGTACACCGCCTCTCTCGCATTACAAAATCATCCGCATACCTATGTAGGTGTAGATGCAGACGAAGAAGCAATTAAAATATTGAACCAAAAACTCAAAGGAGATAATGTTCAGTTTATTCTGGGGCAGGCCTCAGAAACACACCTTAAAGATGAATCCAAAGATAAAGTCTATGGAGAAGCCATGTTAACAATGCATGCAGACCATCGAAAATCAGAAATCATCAGAGAATCACATAGAATCCTTAAAAAAGGTGGATTATATGCCATTCATGAATTAGGTCTTGTAGGTGTAACAGAAGAGCTGAAAAACACTATTCAGCATGATCTTGCCCTTTGTATCAAAGTAAATGCTCGCCCTCTGACCGAAGATGAATGGAAAGCATTGTTGGAGAAAGAAGGGTTTAAAATTAAAAAGGTGTACACTAATGCCATGCATCTTTTGGAAAGCAAACGAATCTTTGACGATGAAGGTTTCTGGCGAGCTATCAAAATCACATTTAATATATTGAGAAATAAACCGGCTCGCATGAGAATTAATGAGATGAAAAGTGTATTCAAAAAACACGACAAACACATGAACTCTATTGCTATCATTGCCGAAAAAATTTAG
- the ric gene encoding iron-sulfur cluster repair di-iron protein — translation MEISKNSIVGDLVAQDYRVASVFKQQGIDFCCNGNRSIADVCQQDNIAVEPLIDALKEAAQNKGGSSIDYTSWPLDLLADYIEKTHHRYVETKSREIMPFLEKIVRVHGERHPELETVEQLFNASVGELAMHMKKEELVLFPAIRKMVQAKLQGVKSDAPVGSIAAPINAMMQEHDTEGERFRQISKLTQNYTVPADGCNTYKVTLFMLQEFEEDLHLHIHLENNILFPKSIEMEAQMA, via the coding sequence ATGGAAATATCAAAAAATTCAATCGTAGGAGATTTGGTAGCACAAGACTACCGTGTAGCCTCAGTATTCAAGCAACAAGGAATTGACTTTTGTTGCAATGGCAATCGCTCAATCGCAGATGTCTGTCAACAAGATAATATTGCTGTAGAACCACTCATTGATGCATTGAAAGAAGCAGCACAAAACAAAGGTGGTTCAAGTATTGACTACACTTCATGGCCTCTTGACCTCTTAGCAGATTATATTGAAAAAACACATCACAGATATGTTGAAACTAAATCAAGAGAGATTATGCCATTCTTGGAGAAAATTGTACGTGTACATGGAGAAAGACATCCGGAATTGGAAACAGTAGAACAGCTGTTTAATGCGTCAGTAGGGGAGCTTGCTATGCACATGAAAAAAGAAGAATTGGTGCTTTTTCCTGCAATCAGAAAAATGGTTCAAGCAAAATTACAAGGAGTTAAATCTGATGCACCCGTTGGCAGTATTGCCGCCCCCATAAATGCAATGATGCAAGAGCATGATACTGAGGGAGAAAGATTTAGGCAGATATCCAAACTCACTCAAAATTATACAGTTCCTGCCGATGGTTGTAATACATATAAAGTTACATTATTTATGTTGCAGGAATTCGAAGAAGATTTACATTTGCACATCCATTTGGAGAACAACATTCTATTCCCAAAATCAATAGAAATGGAAGCTCAGATGGCTTAA
- the azu gene encoding azurin: MKKSILTLASVAFLFAACNNTPATETTETTQDTTATTAPETPAAPAQEEAAAPAVAEVTIEGNDQMKFNLTEIKVKEGQTVKLTLNHVGKAPKAVMGHNLVILASGVDMMAFSKDAISAKATDYIPEKDLKNIIAHTKLIGGGESDVIEFQAPAKGTYDFLCSFPGHSALMKGKFIVE; the protein is encoded by the coding sequence ATGAAAAAATCAATTTTAACCCTTGCAAGTGTAGCATTCTTATTTGCTGCTTGTAACAACACACCTGCTACCGAAACAACTGAAACAACTCAGGACACAACTGCAACAACTGCACCTGAAACACCTGCTGCTCCTGCACAAGAAGAAGCTGCTGCACCTGCAGTTGCTGAAGTTACTATTGAAGGTAACGATCAAATGAAGTTTAACCTTACTGAAATCAAAGTAAAAGAAGGTCAAACTGTAAAACTTACGCTAAACCACGTGGGTAAAGCTCCTAAAGCTGTTATGGGACACAATCTTGTAATACTAGCTTCTGGCGTTGACATGATGGCTTTTTCTAAAGATGCAATCAGTGCTAAAGCTACTGATTATATTCCTGAAAAAGATTTGAAAAACATCATTGCTCACACCAAGTTAATTGGTGGTGGAGAAAGTGATGTAATTGAATTTCAAGCACCAGCGAAAGGAACTTATGATTTCTTATGTTCTTTCCCCGGTCATTCTGCTCTAATGAAAGGTAAATTTATCGTAGAATAA
- a CDS encoding ABC transporter permease: protein MAFQTLLNNKVRSILSVSGISIGIFSIVTVFTIIDSFELQVKNSLASLGKSVIYIEVFPWETEEKQEYPWWKFIQRPDPTIQELQLLEQSHVSNIIDAISYKLTYPSATLINIDNGVNANGIDMLGVSYAFNQIQDLKIAYGRYFSEQECNFGSPVIVLGNKVATQLFDNAENALGKNVRIAGKLLQVIGVMEYDGENMIDNSSDENVYVPVSLMDDIIGQNIRSFNPQIMVKAKDGVSIDALANEIKGAMRSIRRLQPNEDDNFAINKVTFLIQFLDEFFVKMNLFGLIIGGFALLVGGFGVANIMFVSVKERTGIIGIQKALGAKRLYILTQFLTEAIVLCVLGGIIGIAFVFLLTFAANIFLAHAGDVSFRIYLTMSNFTSGIMFSIITGIVAGIIPAWVAAKLMPVKAIRFNG from the coding sequence ATGGCGTTTCAGACCTTGTTGAACAACAAAGTGCGTTCAATTTTATCGGTCAGTGGAATCAGCATAGGTATATTCTCCATTGTTACTGTATTTACAATTATTGATTCATTTGAATTACAAGTTAAAAACAGCCTCGCATCCTTGGGTAAAAGTGTTATTTATATTGAAGTATTTCCTTGGGAAACCGAAGAAAAGCAAGAATACCCATGGTGGAAATTTATCCAACGCCCCGACCCGACCATTCAAGAATTGCAATTATTAGAACAATCGCATGTTTCAAATATCATTGATGCCATCAGCTACAAGTTGACATACCCGTCTGCTACACTCATCAATATTGATAACGGAGTTAATGCCAATGGTATTGATATGCTTGGTGTTTCGTATGCTTTCAATCAGATTCAGGATTTAAAGATAGCGTATGGACGTTATTTTTCTGAACAAGAATGTAATTTTGGTAGTCCGGTTATTGTTTTGGGCAATAAAGTTGCAACACAACTTTTTGACAATGCTGAAAATGCACTTGGTAAAAATGTCAGAATTGCAGGCAAATTACTACAGGTCATTGGTGTCATGGAGTATGACGGGGAAAATATGATTGACAATTCCTCCGATGAGAACGTATATGTACCCGTGTCATTGATGGATGATATAATTGGGCAAAACATACGTTCATTTAATCCTCAAATAATGGTAAAAGCCAAAGACGGTGTGTCTATTGATGCGCTGGCAAATGAGATTAAAGGCGCTATGAGGTCAATCAGAAGATTGCAGCCTAATGAAGATGATAATTTTGCTATCAACAAGGTTACTTTTCTAATCCAGTTTTTAGATGAATTCTTTGTTAAAATGAATCTTTTTGGGTTGATTATTGGTGGATTTGCTTTACTGGTAGGCGGTTTTGGTGTTGCCAATATTATGTTCGTATCTGTCAAAGAAAGGACAGGCATTATTGGTATTCAAAAGGCATTGGGTGCAAAAAGGTTGTATATATTAACTCAGTTCTTGACAGAAGCCATAGTACTATGCGTGCTGGGGGGTATTATCGGGATTGCTTTTGTTTTCTTACTCACGTTTGCCGCTAACATTTTTCTCGCACATGCAGGAGATGTAAGTTTTAGAATTTATCTGACTATGAGTAATTTTACAAGCGGAATTATGTTCTCCATTATCACCGGAATTGTTGCAGGTATTATCCCTGCGTGGGTTGCTGCTAAACTTATGCCGGTAAAAGCTATAAGGTTTAATGGTTAA